From a region of the Besnoitia besnoiti strain Bb-Ger1 chromosome I, whole genome shotgun sequence genome:
- a CDS encoding MoeA N-terminal region (domain I and II) domain-containing protein (encoded by transcript BESB_010970) has translation MTQRRRRKGAAPRGEVPGSSAPQTQKGSTPGGPPSKGAGSRSAAPPEAPARVHQEVPSGHQEAPMRTTGQLIREESRFRMVELQEAQHLVDCEVRRLIHAELSRFNRLRGKAKIPGGRQRVSSEDLAPREDEGPGQRHREDADDSATRRGCVMSPPPLTNVVKPPFLDRRVASSVLAPRPFPAFRASVVDGYAVRLPLEAGASRLSSDIFCAPQNTGPESPERSRLALRIVGKVRAGSGLSAVSDGPPTNSRQHPHSQRSAVEGNSESNNVTTRLRNGCSDRLHGQSKLGDADTKQQHGAVSPQKERESSSARDSSLPVTPHASSACVYVTTGAPVPSQFQAVIPVEDCVVDKENALCMPDASACAALRPGTNIRAVGSDVAAGTPLLERGQLVGPAEEGLLSSFNIRQLEVLRRLNVHTLAIGDELISSGAGQGLTPRSARDEGRRPSSAPSGKRGVDGLSSLSASSSLASLAAEVFDSNSPTLAALIARRCPSVGVRAQHLLPDSTSAVRRLLLRLAAGAPDATPVGVAANAGDREDEESATPPCCPCVWCSATRSTDGEASERDADDGAADVLVTTGGVSMGDSDCVKLALLQLHEETQNMREKRPTGSQDRTARDDKESRCALKCESGCCAFRVETDIHFGRLNLKPGKPAIVASLRAHRCPRNEHHGSAGGATTNTSSPYRTLLVFGLPGNPCSSWVLFHLLVGPALQFFSSFSPSLSLSGSLPPQMPVTLAAAVCPDVSRPEFQRALVYVDFASGQRGFHDDALDEQLASPDLPFAPVPSAPTYPEAALSTAQQRLLSPSTYLHAFPTGPQQSSRLLSCCANANALLLVPPQQKSGRGRYEAGEALWGWLLDSPFPTPPKILLNLVKLQGKHQSFTNSAERGASLQFQGAGCRCGGHQSRDVSAHRPVGLVDMNAKRTEILTPSSAGAEGSRVEPAAKEEDRSKSTSVNTLRPVGSVSTASSQRAYAEARQGTRRHARGQRAGCEAHQVALTFSPSAVDAAVAPSTQCGHESSEDQMRHAPGAAHKGSKFSEVVAGSDLLSSPSSLATAPRTTTEHASHRHAAEHSKDRVSCSLGIVVVSDRCFRGEMRDACAEAALSTLRSASPLESCLPPLDDAIVTSEATLAKGALTFHGNRVTVLVVPDEVRRVQDAVMSLVCECSWAGDQARRHSAYGDADLCSHPDSSRSFRPGLVFVCGGTGLSSRDVTPQSLLPLFSVRCSGLEHLLLQASLAYTPLAALGRPCSGIITCRSQTRAGESRGSSCVSIAESERHHVHDVHRGDDRCTADESGRERSTSVPVAGCGGRALVFALPGSPKAVRECIQALIPVLSHALDVLASGV, from the coding sequence ATGACacaaagaagaaggagaaaaggcgcggcgcctcgaggagAGGTCCCCGGCTCCTCCGCTCCACAAACGCAGAAAGGAAGTACGCCTGGAGGTCCTCCATCGAAAGGAGCTGGTTCTCGatcagcagcgcctcctgaagctccagcgcgcgTTCATCAAGAGGTTCCCTCGGGCCACCAAGAAGCGCCGATGAGGACGACTGGTCAGCTGATTCGAGAGGAGAGCCGTTTTCGTATGGTTGAGCTGCAGGAAGCTCAGCACCTCGTCGATTGCGAAGTTCGGCGCCTCATCCACGCAGAGCTGTCTCGCTTCAATCGTCTAAGGGGCAAAGCCAAGATCCCAGGTGGCAGACAGCGGGTGAGCTCTGAAGACTTGGCGCCTCGTGAGGACGAGGGACCTGGGCAGCGTCATCGAGAGGATGCCGATGACAGCGCCACACGCCGTGGGTGCGTGATGAGTCCACCTCCTTTGACAAATGTCGTTAAGCCGCCCTTTTTAGACCGTCGCGTGGCTAGTTCCGTGCTCGCCCCGCGGCCATTTCCGGCCTTCCGAGCGTCCGTTGTGGATGGGTACGCggtgcggctgccgctggaaGCTGGCGCGTCCCGCCTGTCTTCGGATATTTTCTGCGCTCCACAAAACACAGGGCCAGAGAGCCCCGAGCGCTCGCGCCTGGCTTTGCGCATCGTCGGGAAGgtgcgcgccggcagcggcctctcAGCAGTCAGCGACGGGCCCCCGACGAACTCCCGGCAGCACCCTCACAGCCAGCGGAGTGCGGTGGAAGGCAACTCAGAAAGCAATAACGTGACGACACGGCTGCGGAATGGATGCAGCGACCGGCTGCATGGGCAGTCTAAGCTTGGGGACGCGGACACCAAACAGCAACATGGGGCCGTGTCTCCCCAGAAAGAGCGAGAGTCGAGCTCTGCTCGAGACAGTTCCCTGCCAGTCACGCCGCATGCgtcgtctgcatgcgtgtatGTGACAACAGGCGCGCCCGTCCCTTCCCAGTTTCAGGCCGTCATCCCAGTGGAGGACTGCGTCGTGGACAAGGAGAACGCTCTGTGCATGCCGGACGCATCCGCATGCGCGGCCCTCCGACCCGGGACCAACATCCGAGCCGTGGGCAgcgacgtcgccgcaggcACGCCGCTCTTGGAGCGAGGCCAGCTCGTGGGGCCTGCTGAGGAGGGGCTCCTTTCCAGTTTCAACATCCGGCAACTCGAGGTGCTCCGGCGCCTGAACGTGCACACACTGGCGATCGGAGACGAGCTTATCAGCAGCGGGGCGGGTCAGGGCCTGACAccccgcagcgcccgcgacgagGGCCGGCGCccgtcttctgcgccctcTGGAAAGAGGGGCGTGGACGGACTCTCCTCTCTCAGCGCCTCCAGttccctcgcgtctctcgcggccgAGGTCTTCGATAGCAACTCCCCCACGCTGGCTGCTCTGATTGCCCGTCGCTGCCCCAGTGTCGGCGTTCGCGCTCAACACCTCCTCCCGGACAGCACCTcagccgtccgccgcctgctcctgcgcctggcggcaggcgcccccGACGCGACACCTGTGGGCGTCGCTGCAAACGCAGGAGACAGGGAAGATGAGGAGAGCGCAACCCCTCCGTGCTGTCCCTGCGTCTGGTGCTCGGCAACGCGCTcgacagacggcgaggctTCGGAGCGCGATGCAGACGACGGGGCCGCAGACGTGCTTGTCACTACCGGCGGCGTGTCGATGGGAGACAGCGACTGCGTCAagctcgcgcttctgcagctgcatgaGGAGACCCAAAACatgcgcgagaagcgccccACAGGGTCTCAAGACAGAACTGCGAGGGACGACAAGGAATCGCGGTGTGCGTTGAAATGTGAGagtggctgctgcgcgtttcGGGTCGAGACAGACATTCACTTTGGCCGTCTGAATTTGAAGCCAGGGAAGCCTGCcatcgtcgcctcgcttcgcgcgcacAGGTGCCCTCGCAACGAGCACCATGGATCCGCGGGCGGAGCGACGACCAACACCTCCTCTCCCTATCGGACCCTGCTGGTGTTTGGTCTTCCCGGCAATCCCTGCAGCTCTTGGGTGCTGTTCCACCTGCTCGTCGGCCCCGCTCTGCAGttcttttcttcgttttcgccGTCATTGTCGCTCTCTGGAAGCCTGCCACCGCAGATGCCCGTGACGCTGGCTGCTGCGGTGTGCCCTGACGTCAGCCGGCCTGAGTTccagcgcgccctcgtctATGTCGACTTCGCTTCGGGGCAGCGGGGCTTTCATGACGACGCATTAGACGAACAGCTTGCGTCTCCGGATTTGCCTTTTGCCCCAGTCCCCTCCGCGCCAACGTatccggaggcggcgctgtcgaCCGCCCAGCAGAGGCTGTTATCGCCCTCCACCTACCTCCACGCTTTTCCAACCGGCCCTCAGCAAAGTTCGCGCCTGCTAAGCTGCTGCGCAAACGCAAACGCTCTTCTCTTGGTACCTCCTCAACAGAAGTCTGGCCGCGGTCGCTATGAGGCAGGGGAGGCCTTGTGGGGGTGGCTGCTAGATTCACCCTTTCCCACGCCGCCCAAGATACTTCTGAACCTGGTGAAGCTCCAAGGAAAGCACCAGAGCTTCACGAACTCCGCTGAGAGAGGCGCCTCGTTGCAGTTCCAGGGTGCCGGCTGCCGATGCGGAGGTCACCAAAGTCGGGACGTGTCCGCCCACAGGCCCGTTGGGCTCGTTGACATGAACGCGAAGCGCACTGAGATCCTCACACCGTCGAGTGCTGGTGCGGAGGGGTCACGCGTTGAACCtgcagcgaaggaggaggaccGATCCAAGAGTACCTCTGTGAACACGCTCAGACCCGTGGGCAGTGTTTCGACAGCCAGCAGCCAACGCGCctacgcagaggcgcgccaaGGGACGCGGCGTCACGCGCGCGGCCAGCGAGCCGGCTGCGAAGCCCACCAGGTGGCTCTCACCTTTTCCCCTTCGGCGGTCGATGCTGCAGTTGCTCCCTCGACGCAGTGCGGTCACGAAAGCTCGGAAGACCAAATGCGTCACGCacctggcgccgcgcacaaAGGAAGTAAGTTCTCAGAAGTCGTGGCGGGCTCCGACCTCCTATCAAGTCCATCAAGTCTAGCCACGGCGCCTCGGACGACCACGGAGCATGCGTCTCATCGCCACGCGGCAGAACACTCAAAAGACAGAGTTTCCTGTTCGCTTGGCATTGTTGTGGTTTCCGACCGCTGTTTCCGCGGTGAAATGAGGGATGCTTGTGCCGAAGCGGCCCTCAGTACGCtccgctccgcctcgcccctcgaGAGCTGCTTGCCTCCACTCGATGACGCCATCGTGACCAGCGAGGCTACCCTCGCCAAAGGAGCTCTCACCTTTCACGGGAACCGAGTGACAGTGCTTGTCGTCCCTGACGAAGTGCGTCGGGTGCAGGACGCTGTGATGTCCTTGGTCTGCGAATGCAGTTGGGCTGGTGATCAGGCGAGACGCCATTCTGCGTACGGAGACGCCGACCTTTGCAGCCATCCGGACAGTTCTCGCTCTTTCCGCCCCGGCCTCGTTTTCGTCTGCGGTGGGACAGGGCTTTCCTCGAGGGATGTCACGCCGCAGTCTCTGTTGCCGCTCTTTTCAgtgcgctgcagcgggtTGGAGCATTTGCTTCTGCAGGCGTCACTCGCCTACactccgctggcggcgctggggcGCCCGTGCTCAGGTATAATTACGTGCAGAAGCCAGACGCGAGCGGGCGAATCACGCGGATCGTCGTGTGTATCGATTGCAGAGTCCGAGAGACATCACGTGCACGACGTACACCGTGGGGACGACCGCTGCACTGCCGACGAGtcagggagagagcgaagcacCTCAGTTCCTGTTGCAGGATGTGGCGGGAGAGCGCTTGTTTTTGCGTTGCCTGGGAGTCCGAAGGCTGTGCGCGAGTGTATTCAAGCCCTGATACCCGTTCTGTCCCATGCTCTCGATGTGCTGGCATCGGGAGTATGA